One stretch of Harmonia axyridis chromosome 1, icHarAxyr1.1, whole genome shotgun sequence DNA includes these proteins:
- the LOC123672854 gene encoding uncharacterized protein LOC123672854 produces MLSDEIARPTHSRIIKLLKNSGLDLDLIQKLKEKSNQDDSARVKELQRQLGEALQAKVEIEAKLNTLKSASSEKVLGKKMRDHWRTRMTTQYLLHLQCAGIIKHTFTTSASHTSTSPYGWHSTFGYRNGFSSALTTKLAK; encoded by the exons ATGCTGTCTGATGAGATTGCTAG ACCTACCCATTCGAGGATAATCAAATTACTGAAGAACTCTGGGCTCGATCTTGACTTAATCCAAAAACTGAAAG AGAAATCTAATCAGGATGATAGTGCCAGAGTTAAAGAGCTCCAAAGACAACTGGGAGAGGCTCTACAAGCTAAAGTGGAAATAGAAGCTAAACTTAACACATTAAAATCAGCAAGTAGCGAAAAAGTGTTGGGAAAGAAAATGAGAGACCATTGGAGGACGCGAATGACAACTCAGTACCTCCTGCACCTCCAATGCGCAGGAATCATCAAGCATACCTTCACCACCTCCGCTTCCCATACTAGTACCTCCCCCTATGGATGGCATTCCACCTTTGGCTATAGGAATGGCTTCAGCAGTGCCCTTACCACCAAGCTGGCCAAATGA